From Spirosoma aerolatum, one genomic window encodes:
- a CDS encoding T9SS type A sorting domain-containing protein, whose amino-acid sequence MGKLYGIAVLAGLLIGRMALAQTAPFTGTWSFEGNDNGSSSNPLVSVSSVSYAGVNKLFNSYQSGYSGQGISLQHWSATACNHNEYAQFTVQPQGTAQITLTTLSFVFSRSDEGPQQITVRSSADGFGNDIYTNSVGANYQAASISLNGGGFTSQSSGITFRIYGCNPTSSNGTLRIDEIKINGSSLPVTLLSFTAKPDGDRVQLAWITTSEYNANRFVIERSSDLGEFVQVSEVAAKGTTDERQNYSLIDSDPLPGINYYRLKQVDVDGTIHVYKPISAIIQLSEPVISVFPNPANPDRIHLRLWNAEGATMHLVTRTGQAVSGRLERQSGEADFIVEQPLTAGLYWLDIQTNNHRKVIQVMVR is encoded by the coding sequence ATGGGAAAATTGTATGGGATTGCTGTTTTGGCCGGACTGCTTATTGGCCGGATGGCATTGGCCCAAACGGCTCCGTTTACAGGTACATGGAGTTTTGAAGGGAACGATAATGGAAGTTCTTCAAATCCGTTAGTTTCTGTTTCGTCGGTTAGTTATGCAGGGGTCAATAAACTCTTTAATTCGTATCAATCAGGCTATTCTGGCCAAGGCATAAGTTTACAGCACTGGTCAGCCACAGCTTGCAATCATAATGAATACGCTCAATTTACAGTACAACCACAGGGAACGGCACAAATAACCCTCACTACGCTATCGTTTGTATTTTCTCGCTCCGATGAAGGCCCCCAGCAGATTACAGTCAGATCTAGTGCAGACGGATTTGGTAATGATATTTATACCAACAGTGTTGGTGCAAACTATCAGGCTGCTTCTATTTCACTTAACGGAGGAGGGTTTACCAGCCAATCATCGGGAATAACATTTCGCATATATGGCTGTAACCCTACGTCTAGTAACGGCACGTTGCGAATCGATGAAATTAAAATTAACGGTTCCTCATTGCCTGTTACATTACTTTCCTTTACGGCTAAACCTGACGGTGACCGCGTTCAACTGGCCTGGATAACAACCTCAGAGTATAATGCCAATAGATTTGTGATTGAGCGGAGTAGCGATTTAGGCGAATTTGTGCAGGTTAGCGAAGTGGCGGCCAAAGGAACTACGGACGAGCGCCAGAACTACAGCCTGATCGATAGCGACCCACTCCCCGGAATTAACTACTACCGGTTGAAGCAAGTTGATGTCGACGGGACGATTCATGTCTATAAGCCTATATCAGCCATTATTCAACTGAGTGAACCCGTTATTTCGGTGTTTCCAAATCCTGCTAATCCAGACCGTATTCACCTGCGCTTGTGGAACGCCGAAGGAGCTACCATGCACCTAGTAACACGCACAGGACAAGCCGTTTCGGGTCGATTGGAGCGCCAGTCTGGTGAAGCCGATTTCATTGTCGAGCAGCCATTAACAGCAGGATTATACTGGCTCGACATACAGACGAATAATCACCGAAAAGTGATTCAGGTGATGGTACGCTAG